A single window of Rhipicephalus microplus isolate Deutch F79 chromosome 5, USDA_Rmic, whole genome shotgun sequence DNA harbors:
- the Sms gene encoding spermine synthase isoform X2: MTVRTAMMDVWLDKSAVESPKRRSTAVKSVEDVLSTLGLTRKHELDTAGSHIYLYTAESAGLTCLITVYSNGFVTVTIEDANPDSPLTNQVMEELKLKIKESIKTRIERIPLIKRGTPVPNYYTTSDERILEYDFDKIVFEEKSKYQHVKILHSPTLGNCLLLDDLQNLAEKDINYTHGLMKYPSVSYADKEVLILGGGDGGLLCELLKEKPKYVTMVDIDEMVINACRQHLRGACGDVLDTLKGPNYEIIIDDCVKKMKEYITEGRQFDVVFNDLTDIPISTEPQGEHWDFIKKIVTMGLAVLRVNGLFLNHAIGVSCPSALETYEELLKELPFKLTFSKHTAHVPSFMEDWVFYKITKLE; this comes from the exons ATGACTGTTCGCACGGCAATGATGGATGTGTGGCTAGATAAAAGCGCCGTGGAAAGCCCAA AGCGAAGATCAACTGCCGTGAAATCTGTGGAGGACGTGCTGTCCACTTTGGGCCTGACACGGAAGCACGAGCTGGACACGGCTGGATCGCACATTTACCTCTACACAGCCGAGTCGGCGGG ATTGACCTGCCTCATCACGGTTTATTCTAACGGATTCGTAACGGTGACCATCGAAGACGCGAATCCCGATTCTCCTCTCACCAACCAG GTCATGGAAGAGCTCAAACTGAAAATAAAAGAGAGCATCAAAACTCGTATAGAAAG AATCCCGCTGATCAAGCGAGGAACGCCTGTGCCAAACTACTACACGACCTCGGACGAGAGAATTCTTGAGTACGACTTTGACAAGATTGTGTTTGAGGAGAAATCCAAGTACCAGCACGTCAAGATCCTGCACTCGCCGACGCTGGGCAACTGCCTCCTCTTGGACGATCTTCAGA ATCTTGCCGAAAAGGACATCAACTACACTCACGGCTTGATGAAATATCCCAGCGTCAGCTACGCAGACAAAGAGGTGCTCATACTAGGAGGTGGTGATGGTGGCCTCCTATGTGAATTGCTCAAAGAAAAACCCAAATACGTCACCATGGTGGAT ATTGACGAAATGGTGATCAACGCCTGTCGCCAGCATCTTAGGGGAGCTTGCGGCGACGTTCTCGACACACTCAAGGGACCCAATTACGAG ATAATTATAGATGACTGCGTAAAGAAAATGAAGGAATACATTACTGAAGGGCGGCAGTTTGATGTAGTGTTCAATGACCTCACAGACATTCCTATCAGCACTGAACCACAAG GCGAACACTGGGACTTCATTAAGAAGATCGTTACAATGGGACTTGCTGTGCTTAGAGTCAATGGACTTTTCCTCAATCAT GCCATAGGAGTCAGCTGTCCGTCGGCGCTCGAGACATACGAAGAACTCCTGAAAGAACTGCCGTTCAAGCTCACATTTTCAAAGCACACTGCTCATGTGCCGTCATTCATGGAAGA CTGGGTGTTCTACAAGATCACAAAGTTGGAATGA
- the Sms gene encoding spermine synthase isoform X1, with the protein MTVRTAMMDVWLDKSAVESPKRRSTAVKSVEDVLSTLGLTRKHELDTAGSHIYLYTAESAGLTCLITVYSNGFVTVTIEDANPDSPLTNQVMEELKLKIKESIKTRIERSELCSHQCEARPIPLIKRGTPVPNYYTTSDERILEYDFDKIVFEEKSKYQHVKILHSPTLGNCLLLDDLQNLAEKDINYTHGLMKYPSVSYADKEVLILGGGDGGLLCELLKEKPKYVTMVDIDEMVINACRQHLRGACGDVLDTLKGPNYEIIIDDCVKKMKEYITEGRQFDVVFNDLTDIPISTEPQGEHWDFIKKIVTMGLAVLRVNGLFLNHAIGVSCPSALETYEELLKELPFKLTFSKHTAHVPSFMEDWVFYKITKLE; encoded by the exons ATGACTGTTCGCACGGCAATGATGGATGTGTGGCTAGATAAAAGCGCCGTGGAAAGCCCAA AGCGAAGATCAACTGCCGTGAAATCTGTGGAGGACGTGCTGTCCACTTTGGGCCTGACACGGAAGCACGAGCTGGACACGGCTGGATCGCACATTTACCTCTACACAGCCGAGTCGGCGGG ATTGACCTGCCTCATCACGGTTTATTCTAACGGATTCGTAACGGTGACCATCGAAGACGCGAATCCCGATTCTCCTCTCACCAACCAG GTCATGGAAGAGCTCAAACTGAAAATAAAAGAGAGCATCAAAACTCGTATAGAAAG GTCGgaactgtgttcacatcaatgcGAGGCCAGGCC AATCCCGCTGATCAAGCGAGGAACGCCTGTGCCAAACTACTACACGACCTCGGACGAGAGAATTCTTGAGTACGACTTTGACAAGATTGTGTTTGAGGAGAAATCCAAGTACCAGCACGTCAAGATCCTGCACTCGCCGACGCTGGGCAACTGCCTCCTCTTGGACGATCTTCAGA ATCTTGCCGAAAAGGACATCAACTACACTCACGGCTTGATGAAATATCCCAGCGTCAGCTACGCAGACAAAGAGGTGCTCATACTAGGAGGTGGTGATGGTGGCCTCCTATGTGAATTGCTCAAAGAAAAACCCAAATACGTCACCATGGTGGAT ATTGACGAAATGGTGATCAACGCCTGTCGCCAGCATCTTAGGGGAGCTTGCGGCGACGTTCTCGACACACTCAAGGGACCCAATTACGAG ATAATTATAGATGACTGCGTAAAGAAAATGAAGGAATACATTACTGAAGGGCGGCAGTTTGATGTAGTGTTCAATGACCTCACAGACATTCCTATCAGCACTGAACCACAAG GCGAACACTGGGACTTCATTAAGAAGATCGTTACAATGGGACTTGCTGTGCTTAGAGTCAATGGACTTTTCCTCAATCAT GCCATAGGAGTCAGCTGTCCGTCGGCGCTCGAGACATACGAAGAACTCCTGAAAGAACTGCCGTTCAAGCTCACATTTTCAAAGCACACTGCTCATGTGCCGTCATTCATGGAAGA CTGGGTGTTCTACAAGATCACAAAGTTGGAATGA